One window of Bacillus alkalicellulosilyticus genomic DNA carries:
- a CDS encoding YlzJ-like family protein, producing the protein MILYTMLPEEMIFPQEDSFANQKYVQFEGGSLLVEQVNELEFKVVRLISSDPAHYLDNKYAPGSVIQLKPDF; encoded by the coding sequence ATGATTTTATATACGATGTTGCCAGAAGAGATGATATTCCCTCAAGAGGATTCGTTTGCAAATCAAAAATATGTACAATTTGAAGGTGGCTCATTATTGGTGGAACAAGTAAATGAGTTAGAATTTAAAGTCGTTCGATTAATTAGCAGTGACCCAGCCCATTATTTAGATAATAAATATGCTCCAGGAAGCGTCATTCAGTTAAAACCTGATTTTTAA
- the dapA gene encoding 4-hydroxy-tetrahydrodipicolinate synthase: MSLVKELNEVNFGQVLTAMVTPFDHKGNIDFTKTTKLTEYLIDNGTEALVVGGTTGESPTLTTEEKLALFGHVVKVVDGRVPIIAGTGNNNTYASVELTKKAEALGVDGIMAVTPYYNKPSQKGMIEHFTAIANETNLPVMLYNIPGRSVVNMTADTVIELSKVANIVSIKEASGDLEQMSTIIENTGDQFSLYSGDDSLTLPALAIGATGVVSVSSHIIGNEMKSMIDAFYAGQPQQAAAYHRQLLPIMKGLFLAPNPTCVKAALQIKGLDVGSVRLPLIPLTRTERDHLLQLLQ, encoded by the coding sequence ATGTCCTTAGTAAAGGAGTTGAATGAAGTGAACTTTGGTCAGGTTCTAACAGCAATGGTTACTCCTTTTGACCATAAAGGAAACATTGACTTTACTAAAACAACGAAGTTAACGGAGTATTTAATAGATAATGGAACAGAAGCGCTAGTTGTCGGCGGAACAACGGGAGAATCTCCGACACTAACGACGGAAGAGAAGTTGGCTCTTTTTGGTCACGTTGTCAAAGTGGTAGATGGTAGAGTTCCTATCATAGCCGGAACAGGTAATAATAATACGTATGCTTCTGTTGAATTAACAAAAAAGGCGGAAGCATTAGGAGTAGACGGCATTATGGCCGTTACACCTTATTATAATAAACCTTCTCAAAAAGGCATGATAGAACATTTCACAGCAATTGCAAACGAAACCAACCTACCTGTTATGCTTTATAACATACCAGGAAGATCTGTTGTGAATATGACGGCAGATACGGTAATCGAACTGTCGAAAGTAGCTAATATCGTTTCCATCAAAGAGGCGAGTGGTGACTTAGAACAAATGTCAACGATTATTGAGAACACAGGTGACCAATTTTCGTTATATAGTGGTGATGATAGCTTAACATTACCAGCACTAGCCATTGGAGCAACTGGTGTTGTCTCTGTATCTTCCCACATTATCGGAAATGAAATGAAGAGCATGATTGATGCGTTTTACGCAGGTCAGCCTCAACAGGCAGCTGCCTACCATCGACAGCTGTTGCCGATTATGAAAGGCTTGTTCCTAGCTCCAAACCCTACCTGTGTAAAAGCAGCATTACAAATAAAAGGGTTAGATGTTGGAAGTGTTAGATTGCCTTTAATTCCACTAACAAGAACTGAAAGAGACCATTTACTCCAACTATTACAATAA
- a CDS encoding ribonuclease J, whose product MSKITEKIRVFALGGVGEIGKNMYVVEVDEDIIVIDSGLMFPDDDMLGVDIVIPDVSYLVENEDRVKGIVITHGHEDHIGGLPYVLQKLNVPVYGTRLTLGLIGEKLKEHGLFGKVSLQLVDSNSKIVVGQTNVSFFRTNHSIPDSVGVVIETSQGLIVHTGDFKFDQTPVDGKHAELGKMASYGDRGVLCLLSDSTNAERPGATVSETVIGQGIADVFQKTKGRIIVTTFASNVHRIQSVIKAAVAVNRKVAIVGKSMVRVITIARELGYLKTPDDLFIEIDEINDYRPEQITVLTTGSQGESMSALSRMAKGAHRQMTITPDDTVIIAASPIPGNEKSVAKIIDLLSRIGADIIYGRSNVHASGHGSAEELKLMLNVMKPEYFIPIHGEFRMQVAHKQLAVEVGVKEENIFLFDKGEVIEFTNGSGRKSGKVPSGNVLIDGLGVGDVGNIVLRDRRLLSKDGILVVVVTLNKQNSSIVSGPDIISRGFVYVRESEKLLEEANEIVASTLKKCMTENVNEWSSLKSNVREVLGRFLYEKTKRRPMILPIIMEV is encoded by the coding sequence TTGTCAAAGATTACAGAGAAAATTCGTGTTTTTGCCCTTGGTGGAGTCGGTGAAATAGGGAAAAACATGTATGTTGTTGAAGTGGATGAAGATATTATTGTAATTGACTCAGGTCTTATGTTCCCAGATGATGATATGCTTGGGGTAGATATTGTAATTCCAGATGTTTCGTATTTAGTAGAGAATGAAGACCGAGTAAAAGGAATCGTTATTACGCATGGACATGAAGACCACATTGGTGGCTTACCATATGTACTACAAAAATTAAATGTTCCTGTATATGGGACGAGACTTACATTAGGATTAATCGGTGAAAAGTTGAAAGAACATGGCCTTTTTGGCAAGGTATCTTTGCAGCTTGTTGACTCAAATTCAAAAATAGTGGTTGGACAAACCAACGTCTCTTTTTTTAGAACTAATCACAGTATCCCTGATTCGGTCGGAGTTGTAATTGAGACCTCTCAAGGGCTAATTGTTCATACAGGAGACTTTAAGTTTGATCAAACACCTGTTGATGGAAAACATGCAGAACTAGGAAAAATGGCTTCTTATGGCGACCGTGGTGTTCTTTGTTTGTTATCAGATAGTACCAATGCGGAGCGACCTGGTGCTACAGTTTCAGAAACTGTAATAGGACAAGGAATTGCTGATGTCTTTCAAAAGACAAAAGGTCGAATCATAGTAACGACATTTGCATCTAATGTACATAGAATACAGTCAGTCATTAAAGCCGCTGTGGCAGTGAATAGGAAAGTAGCCATTGTCGGAAAAAGTATGGTTCGTGTCATCACTATTGCAAGAGAGTTAGGGTATTTAAAAACCCCCGATGATTTATTTATTGAAATCGATGAAATAAATGATTATCGACCTGAGCAAATTACCGTGTTAACGACAGGAAGCCAAGGGGAATCGATGAGTGCTCTTTCTCGCATGGCTAAAGGAGCACATCGTCAAATGACGATTACTCCTGATGATACTGTTATTATTGCGGCTTCTCCGATTCCTGGAAATGAAAAATCAGTTGCGAAGATTATTGATTTACTCTCAAGAATTGGTGCAGATATTATCTATGGCCGATCGAATGTACATGCTTCTGGTCACGGAAGTGCCGAAGAGCTGAAATTAATGCTGAATGTAATGAAACCTGAGTATTTCATTCCTATTCATGGCGAGTTTCGTATGCAAGTGGCCCATAAACAACTTGCCGTTGAAGTCGGTGTGAAAGAGGAGAATATCTTCTTGTTTGATAAAGGGGAAGTCATTGAATTTACAAATGGTTCCGGTAGAAAATCAGGAAAAGTTCCATCTGGTAATGTTTTAATTGATGGACTTGGCGTAGGGGATGTAGGCAATATTGTCCTCCGGGATCGTCGACTTCTTTCAAAAGATGGAATCTTAGTTGTCGTTGTTACGCTTAATAAGCAGAACAGTAGTATTGTTTCTGGTCCAGATATTATTTCTAGAGGATTTGTATACGTAAGAGAGTCAGAAAAATTACTTGAAGAAGCCAATGAAATCGTAGCAAGCACATTAAAAAAATGCATGACTGAAAATGTAAACGAGTGGTCATCATTGAAAAGTAATGTAAGGGAAGTACTAGGACGCTTTTTATATGAAAAAACAAAGCGTCGTCCTATGATTTTACCGATTATTATGGAAGTATAA
- a CDS encoding ClpP family protease: MNHDQKPNVPQEQPTEPVPPQGAPDNKGANILSKIQELGQTNVPDMDQSNLHCLTIIGQIEGHMQLPPQNKTTKYEHIIPQLVAAEQNSKIEGLLIILNTVGGDVEAGLAISEMIASISKPTVTLVLGGGHSIGVPIAVASNHSFIAETATMTIHPVRLTGLVIGVPQTFEYLDKMQERVINFVTKHSSVTEERFKELMFSKGNLTRDIGTNVVGTDAVKYGLINEVGGLGQAIRKLNSLIDERRASKAEGGDMIQ; encoded by the coding sequence ATGAACCACGACCAGAAGCCAAATGTACCCCAAGAACAACCAACAGAGCCAGTACCTCCACAAGGAGCTCCTGATAATAAAGGCGCAAACATATTAAGTAAAATTCAAGAGTTGGGTCAAACGAATGTTCCAGATATGGACCAATCCAATCTTCATTGTTTAACAATTATTGGGCAAATTGAAGGTCATATGCAGTTACCTCCCCAAAACAAAACAACAAAGTATGAGCATATTATCCCGCAACTTGTGGCTGCAGAACAAAATTCTAAAATAGAAGGTTTACTTATCATCTTAAATACAGTTGGTGGTGATGTTGAAGCAGGCTTAGCCATCTCAGAAATGATAGCTTCTATATCTAAGCCAACTGTAACACTTGTACTCGGCGGTGGGCACTCCATTGGTGTTCCTATTGCAGTTGCATCAAATCATTCTTTTATTGCAGAAACAGCAACTATGACGATTCATCCAGTACGCTTAACTGGATTAGTGATTGGTGTTCCGCAAACCTTTGAATACTTAGATAAGATGCAAGAGCGGGTCATTAATTTTGTGACGAAGCATTCAAGTGTAACAGAGGAAAGGTTCAAAGAGCTGATGTTTTCAAAAGGGAATCTAACAAGAGATATTGGTACTAATGTAGTTGGAACCGACGCAGTAAAATATGGCTTGATTAATGAGGTTGGAGGTCTTGGTCAAGCGATAAGGAAATTAAACTCATTGATAGATGAACGCCGTGCCTCAAAGGCAGAGGGAGGAGACATGATCCAATGA